The Aspergillus flavus chromosome 6, complete sequence nucleotide sequence GTTacgcttctcttcttcaccacGCCACTCGCGGCCACCGGCACGAGCGGCAGAGCCTTCTTCGCGATCCTTAGCTTCACTCGAGATATTGTCAAAGAACGAGCTGGACTTGTTGTAGGCAGCAGCATAGCTATCCGGAGTTTCCGGTTCGCCATTGGGGATGTGAGGCTCGACCTCATGAACAGGAGAGCCCGTGGCAATAGCTTCCTTGACCAAGTCCTGCTTGTTAAACTTGGCATTGGCGGTCTCGAAGTCGTAGTCCGTTTCCGGAAcctcgatcttcttgccctGGTGTTGGCCACGGTGACCCCCACCTCGGCCGCCACGAGGGTGATGACCACCCCGGGGTGCACGGTGCTCGTAAGGCTTCATTTCAGCCATCTGCTTCGTGACACCCTCCACGGAGACATCGCCAGGCTTTTTCTGCGCACCGGGTTGGGGCAACTTAGCCATGGCAGCTGCTACAGCGGCAGTAGCAGCACGAGTAGCTTCAGTGATCGCTGCCTGAGCCTGGCCTTGTGGGACACCAGCGGGGCCAGGAACCTGAGGAACTGGCGGCTTACCAGGGGCGGCAATAGGTATGGCAGGCTGCACACGTCCGCTTCTAGGTCCAGTGGGTGGCGCCTTAGCAGTGCCAGCCGTAACTTGAGTAGGACCAGTCGCCGCTTGAAGAGCCTCCGAAACTGGCGGCTTAGACTCAACGGGCGGCGTGGGGGCATTTTGGGCCGCATTACTAGGTGCAGGCGTGCCATTACGGCTACCAGGCTTACTGGAGGGCTTATCAGAGGGTAGTTCGGATGTGTTCTTAGGCATGTTCATGGGACCCGCACCGGGCATCGGCCGCGGTGGAGGGGGGGTCTGATGCTGGCCTCCAGGACCCATTGGCATCTGGGGAGGAAATTGGCCTGGCGGGGGGAACCCTTGTCCGGGGGGAGGGAACCATCCTGGGGGAGCTCCATAGGGCATATTAGGGAACCCTGGACCAGGAGGGAAACCAGGTCCACCAAAGCGTTGTCCATAGGGAGGGTAGAAGCCTCCCTGGAACTGTGGTTGGGGATATCCAGGCGGCGGCGGACGGGGCATCTGGGATTGTTGTGGTGTCTGGGATTGAGGGGGAATTCCTTGAGGGGCGGGTCCTGGACGAGACATGCTCTATTTTTACAAGGTCAGCGAAATCCCTTGTAGAGTCTAAAGACGAATTTGCAAGCAAGGTACGAAAGTCCATGATCTGATCAGAAGGAAGGCAACGGAAATCTCCACACGGTTTTTGCGCTGTTCGGAACAGGTCTGTGTTTACATCCGAAATAGTTCATCATAAGATCATCTTTACCGACCGCGAAGGTCGGTGGACTTGAGACACGAGCTACGACTATGGGAAGTATCTCTGATATTGTGGTTCGACTTACCCCGAGAATAGCTGGATCATCTGGCACCTGTTGAGGCTCTTGGGgtgcatcttccttcttgtcctcgGCTACACTGATGTCCTTTACATCGCTGCCACGGAACACAATGTATTCATAGATATGTGGGGCAGGTGGAAGCTCATCTTCGGGCTTGCCTCGCCGGCCCTCGGTACCGAAGGACACGACATTCTCAAGAGCTATTGTGGAGGCTTCAGGGTTGATCTCATGTAAAGTGCCCACATAGCTGCGCTGGACGGTTAGTAAGATGCACGGCCATTGTAGACGATTCAAAGGGGCAAGGAAGCGATGGAACATACCGAATGTCACTCTTGGAGATCAGGTTGAACCGCTGACTGCCAGGTGTTAACTCCAGCCTAGCCGCACAAACCCTGGTTCAAGACCAGTAGGCATTGAAGACTGACCCTATAAGATGGTTCATATCCATATTGAAGGGAGAGATGCGCGTCAATCgcgcaagagaaaaagaaagaaacgatgagagggaaggaaaaaggggaaagacgGTCGTTTATAAAGGAGAGAAATtgagaggaggaaaaggagggaaagtgaaggaagagagaagaagaagaaaaggtggaACTTCTGGTTTTGTGGTGGGAAAAGCTTTTCGGGATACGGCGGACGGGAGAAGCTCAGTGTGCAGTTCGTTCGTTTCTTTTGCCGGAAACAAGAGTATAACAACTCCACTCCGCATTCTCCAACTTGATTTCCCCTCCACTTCTGCATGCGACAATTAATCTAGTCCACGTGAACCAATTAGCCATACAATTATCAACCGGTGATTGATCACTCTGCTCAATATGTCTCGTTCTTCCCATCGGGATGATTTCTTTCAAACTACGTTCGTCATATACCCTCCATAGagctttcccttctttcttgtctcgCTCTCCCGTCGCTGATCTTCCTTCCCGTATTCCAGGGCGGCGCTTGACGAGCAGAAACGAAAGGACGCTAAATCTAAAAATACAAATGGAGACCCCATCAGGCTACAAAGTAAGATCTTGGCAGTCGAGGCAGACCCTCTGAATCCTGGCGCCGTATTCGTGGCGCAGAGTGGTGGCACGGTCCGAAAGATTATACTCGAAGTAGGTGCACGGTGTCCTTCTTGTTGGATGCCTCGCTGGATACGTAACTAAGCCAATCGTCATCTGCCTCGGTTCACTTGTAGACAGGTGAAACGGCTGCTCTTTACAAAGGACCAACGGCCCCCATCACA carries:
- a CDS encoding G2/M phase checkpoint control protein Sum2 (putative mRNA-associated protein) yields the protein MDMNHLIGQRFNLISKSDIRYVGTLHEINPEASTIALENVVSFGTEGRRGKPEDELPPAPHIYEYIVFRGSDVKDISVAEDKKEDAPQEPQQVPDDPAILGSMSRPGPAPQGIPPQSQTPQQSQMPRPPPPGYPQPQFQGGFYPPYGQRFGGPGFPPGPGFPNMPYGAPPGWFPPPGQGFPPPGQFPPQMPMGPGGQHQTPPPPRPMPGAGPMNMPKNTSELPSDKPSSKPGSRNGTPAPSNAAQNAPTPPVESKPPVSEALQAATGPTQVTAGTAKAPPTGPRSGRVQPAIPIAAPGKPPVPQVPGPAGVPQGQAQAAITEATRAATAAVAAAMAKLPQPGAQKKPGDVSVEGVTKQMAEMKPYEHRAPRGGHHPRGGRGGGHRGQHQGKKIEVPETDYDFETANAKFNKQDLVKEAIATGSPVHEVEPHIPNGEPETPDSYAAAYNKSSSFFDNISSEAKDREEGSAARAGGREWRGEEEKRNIETFGQGSVDGYRGGYRGRGRGRGYGRGRGGGYGRGYGGRGRGGMRGGRNMSQSTGVPAQN